In a genomic window of Mus pahari chromosome 8, PAHARI_EIJ_v1.1, whole genome shotgun sequence:
- the Fgf17 gene encoding fibroblast growth factor 17 isoform X1 yields the protein MGAARLLPNLTLCLQLLILCCQTQGENHPSPNFNQYVRDQGAMTDQLSRRQIREYQLYSRTSGKHVQVTGRRISATAEDGNKFAKLIVETDTFGSRVRIKGAESEKYICMNKRGKLIGKPSGKSKDCVFTEIVLENNYTAFQNARHEGWFMAFTRQGRPRQASRSRQNQREAHFIKRLYQGQLPFPNHAERQKQFEFVGSAPTRRTKRTRRPQSQT from the exons ATGGGAGCCGCCCGCCTGCTGCCTAACCTTACCCT GTGCTTGCAGCTATTGATTCTCTGCTGTCAAACGCAG GGGGAGAATCACCCGTCTCCTAATTTTAACCAGTACGTGAGGGACCAGGGCGCTATGACCGACCAGCTGAGCAGGCGGCAAATCCGTGAATACCAGCTCTACAGCCGGACCAGCGGCAAGCACGTGCAGGTCACCGGACGTCGCATCTCTGCCACCGCAGAGGATGGCAACAAGTTCG ccaagCTCATCGTGGAGACAGACACATTCGGGAGCAGAGTCCGCATCAAGGGGGCAGAGAGCGAGAAGTATATCTGTATGAACAAGAGGGGCAAACTGATTGGGAAG CCGAGCGGGAAGAGCAAAGACTGCGTGTTCACCGAGATCGTACTGGAGAACAACTACACAGCCTTCCAGAACGCCCGGCACGAGGGCTGGTTCATGGCTTTCACTCGGCAGGGCCGGCCACGCCAGGCCTCCCGGAGCCGCCAGAACCAGCGAGAGGCCCACTTCATCAAGCGCCTCTACCAAGGCCAGCTGCCTTTTCCCAACCACGCTGAAAGGCAGAAGCAGTTCGAATTCGTGGGCTCCGCCCCGACTCGCAGGACCAAGCGCACTCGGAGGCCCCAGTCCCAAACGTAG
- the Fgf17 gene encoding fibroblast growth factor 17 isoform X2 → MGAARLLPNLTLCLQLLILCCQTQYVRDQGAMTDQLSRRQIREYQLYSRTSGKHVQVTGRRISATAEDGNKFAKLIVETDTFGSRVRIKGAESEKYICMNKRGKLIGKPSGKSKDCVFTEIVLENNYTAFQNARHEGWFMAFTRQGRPRQASRSRQNQREAHFIKRLYQGQLPFPNHAERQKQFEFVGSAPTRRTKRTRRPQSQT, encoded by the exons ATGGGAGCCGCCCGCCTGCTGCCTAACCTTACCCT GTGCTTGCAGCTATTGATTCTCTGCTGTCAAACGCAG TACGTGAGGGACCAGGGCGCTATGACCGACCAGCTGAGCAGGCGGCAAATCCGTGAATACCAGCTCTACAGCCGGACCAGCGGCAAGCACGTGCAGGTCACCGGACGTCGCATCTCTGCCACCGCAGAGGATGGCAACAAGTTCG ccaagCTCATCGTGGAGACAGACACATTCGGGAGCAGAGTCCGCATCAAGGGGGCAGAGAGCGAGAAGTATATCTGTATGAACAAGAGGGGCAAACTGATTGGGAAG CCGAGCGGGAAGAGCAAAGACTGCGTGTTCACCGAGATCGTACTGGAGAACAACTACACAGCCTTCCAGAACGCCCGGCACGAGGGCTGGTTCATGGCTTTCACTCGGCAGGGCCGGCCACGCCAGGCCTCCCGGAGCCGCCAGAACCAGCGAGAGGCCCACTTCATCAAGCGCCTCTACCAAGGCCAGCTGCCTTTTCCCAACCACGCTGAAAGGCAGAAGCAGTTCGAATTCGTGGGCTCCGCCCCGACTCGCAGGACCAAGCGCACTCGGAGGCCCCAGTCCCAAACGTAG